A single Taeniopygia guttata chromosome 30, bTaeGut7.mat, whole genome shotgun sequence DNA region contains:
- the LOC140680944 gene encoding olfactory receptor 14J1-like: MSNSSSISHFLLLALADTRQLQLLHFCLFLGISLAALLGNGLIISAVACGHHLHTPMFFFLLNLALSDLGSICTTVPKAMHSLLWDTSTISYAGCATQNLFFVFCATTEFCLLTIMCYDRYVSICKPLHYGTLLGSRACAHMAAAAWASGFLNALMLTANTFSLPLCHGNALGQFFCEIPQILKLSCSKSYLREHWVLVVTGSLSLCCFVFIVFSYVQIFRAVLRIPSEQGRHKAFSTCLPHLAVVSLFISTGVFTYLKPPSMSSPSLDLALSVLYSVVPPALNPLIYSLRNQELKAAVWRLMTGCFQGH; the protein is encoded by the coding sequence atgtccaacagcagctccatcagccacttcctcctgctggcactggcagacacgcggcagctgcagctcctgcacttctgcctcttcctgggcatctccctggctgccctcctgggcaacggcctcatcatcagcgccgtagcctgcggccaccacctgcacacgcccatgttcttcttcctgctcaacctggccctcagcgacctgggctccatctgcaccactgtccccaaagccatgcacagtttgctctgggacaccagcaccatctcctacgCAGGATGTGCGacccaaaatcttttttttgttttttgcgCTACTACAGAGTTTTgcctcctgaccatcatgtgctacgaccgctacgtgtccatctgcaaacccctgcactatgggaccctcctgggcagcagagcttgtgcccacatggcagcagctgcctgggccagtggctttctcaatgctctcatgctcacggccaatacattttccctgcccctgtgccatggtaatgccctgggacagttcttctgtgaaatcccacagatcctcaaactctcctgctcTAAATCCTACCTCAGGGAACATTGGGTTCTTGTGGTTACTGGTAGTTTATCATTGTGTTgctttgtgttcattgttttctcctatgtgcagatcttcagggctgtgctgaggatcccctctgagcagggacggcacaaagccttttccacctgcctccctcacctggccgtggtctctctgttcATCAGCACTGGTGTATTTACCTACCTGAAGCCCCCctcgatgtcctccccatccctggatctggccctgtcagttctgtactcggtggtgcctccagccctgaaccccctcatctacagcctgaggaaccaggagctcaaggctgcagtgtggagactgatgactggGTGCTTTCAGggacattaa